A genomic region of Papaver somniferum cultivar HN1 chromosome 7, ASM357369v1, whole genome shotgun sequence contains the following coding sequences:
- the LOC113299546 gene encoding stearoyl-[acyl-carrier-protein] 9-desaturase, chloroplastic-like, with the protein MALQFNLPTFQSPQKLPSFGFPNVANVRSSKIFMASALRTSAKEMENAKKPFTPPREVHVQVTHSMPPQKIEIFKGLEDWADDNILVHLKPVEKCWQPQDFLPDPASDGFYDQVKELRERAKEIPDDYFVCLVGDMITEEALPTYQTMLNTLDGVRDETGASPTSWARWTRAWTAEENRHGDLLNKYLYLSGRVDMKQIEKTIQYLIGSGMDPRTENNPYLGFIYTSFQERATFISHGNTARHAKEHGDLKLAQICGTIAADEKRHETAYTKISEKLFEIDPDGTVLAFADMMRKKIAMPAHLMYDGQDDNLFEHFSSVAQRLGVYTAKDYADILEFLVGRWNVAKITGLSAEGRKAQEYVCGLTPRIRRLEERAQALAKKNKQDRLVPFSWIFNKEVLL; encoded by the exons atggctCTGCAATTCAATCTTCCAACATTTCAATCTCCTCAAAAGCTTCCATCCTTTGGTTTCCCAAATGTTGCCAATGTCAGATCTTCTAAAATTTTCATGGCTTCCGCTCTCCGAACCTCCGCTAA GGAGATGGAGAATGCGAAGAAACCCTTCACCCCTCCACGCGAGGTGCATGTTCAAGTAACCCACTCCATGCCACCTCAAAAGATTGAGATTTTCAAGGGCTTAGAAGATTGGGCAGATGACAATATCTTGGTACACTTGAAGCCTGTTGAGAAATGTTGGCAACCACAAGATTTCCTACCTGACCCAGCCTCAGATGGGTTCTATGATCAAGTCAAGGAGCTGAGAGAGAGAGCAAAGGAGATCCCCGATGATTACTTTGTTTGTCTGGTTGGAGATATGATCACGGAAGAAGCCCTTCCAACATACCAAACAATGCTTAACACTTTGGATGGAGTCAGGGATGAAACAG GCGCAAGCCCCACTTCTTGGGCTCGTTGGACAAGGGCTTGGACTGCCGAGGAGAATAGGCATGGGGACCTTCTCAACAAGTATCTCTATCTATCTGGGCGAGTAGATATGAAGCAAATTGAGAAGACAATTCAGTATCTTATCGGTTCAGGAATG GATCCTCGGACAGAAAACAACCCATATCTGGGATTCATCTACACCTCATTTCAGGAGAGAGCAACCTTTATCTCCCATGGAAACACAGCCAGGCATGCCAAGGAGCATGGGGACTTAAAACTTGCACAAATTTGTGGAACTATTGCTGCTGATGAAAAGCGTCATGAAACTGCATATACCAAGATATCTGAAAAGCTTTTCGAGATTGACCCAGATGGTACTGTATTGGCTTTTGCCGATATGATGAGGAAGAAAATTGCAATGCCAGCTCACTTAATGTATGACGGTCAAGATGACAACCTCTTTGAGCACTTCTCATCTGTCGCCCAACGCCTTGGAGTTTACACTGCTAAAGATTATGCTGATATATTGGAATTTCTCGTGGGGAGGTGGAATGTGGCCAAAATAACTGGTCTCTCAGCTGAAGGACGGAAAGCTCAAGAGTATGTTTGCGGGTTGACTCCAAGAATCAGAAGGTTGGAAGAGAGAGCTCAAGCTCTAGCAAAGAAAAACAAGCAAGATCGTCTGGTGCCTTTCAGCTGGATTTTCAATAAAGAAGTGTTGCTTTAA